One stretch of Petrotoga miotherma DSM 10691 DNA includes these proteins:
- a CDS encoding ZIP family metal transporter — protein sequence MNELTSSQIWIFGTLASLIAGLATSIGAIPVLFFKKELSEKNLDMFLGFAAGVMLAATVFSLIIPSLDTGGILITILGIFLGALTIELMDTFSPHEHFLKGHEGPELARLKKIWLFVIAIALHNFPEGMAVGVSFGGGMIANGITVAVAIGLQNIPEGTATAFSLIKANYSRKQSFFWSFLTGLVEPIGGLLGASLVVLMKPALPFFLSFAGGAMLYVISDEIIPETHSHGYERTATFSLIFGFLLMLVLDVALG from the coding sequence ATGAACGAATTAACCAGTTCTCAAATATGGATATTTGGAACCCTAGCAAGTCTGATCGCTGGTCTTGCTACTTCAATTGGAGCTATTCCAGTATTGTTTTTCAAAAAAGAGTTAAGCGAAAAAAATTTAGATATGTTTTTAGGATTTGCTGCCGGTGTTATGCTCGCAGCTACTGTTTTTTCACTTATAATTCCATCTTTAGACACGGGTGGAATATTAATAACTATTTTAGGGATATTTCTCGGCGCACTTACTATTGAATTAATGGATACCTTCTCCCCTCATGAACATTTTTTAAAGGGACATGAAGGACCTGAGTTAGCCCGTTTAAAGAAGATATGGTTGTTCGTTATCGCAATAGCACTCCATAACTTTCCGGAAGGAATGGCTGTAGGGGTGAGTTTTGGTGGTGGAATGATTGCTAATGGTATTACTGTAGCAGTTGCTATAGGACTACAAAATATTCCAGAAGGGACAGCGACAGCTTTCTCTTTAATTAAAGCAAATTATTCAAGAAAACAAAGTTTCTTTTGGAGTTTTTTGACAGGATTAGTCGAACCTATAGGAGGTTTACTTGGGGCATCTCTAGTGGTCTTAATGAAACCAGCCTTACCTTTTTTTCTTTCATTTGCGGGAGGGGCTATGCTGTACGTTATCAGCGATGAGATAATCCCAGAAACACATTCTCACGGATACGAAAGAACGGCTACTTTCTCACTGATTTTTGGATTTTTGCTGATGCTGGTCCTCGATGTAGCATTGGGCTAA